In Equus przewalskii isolate Varuska chromosome 15, EquPr2, whole genome shotgun sequence, a single genomic region encodes these proteins:
- the CX3CR1 gene encoding CX3C chemokine receptor 1 isoform X1, with translation MALTMPTHFPEPISDDFQYDESAEACNMEDIVVFGTAFLSVVYSLVFVFGLVGNLLVIFSLSNSRKRKSITDIYLLNLALSDLLFVATLPFWTHYLRSEQGFHNAVCKLTTAFFFIGFFGGIFFITIISIDRYLAIVLAANSMNNRTVTHGVTISLGVWAAAILVAAPQFMFTKQKENECLGDYPEVLQDIWPVLRNVEANALGFLLPLLILIYCYFRIMRTLFSCKNRKKAKAIKLILLVVIVFFLFWTPYNIMIFLETLNLYDFFPDCDMKRDLKLAIGVTETIAFIHCCLNPIIYAFAGEKFRRYLSHLYRKCLAVLCCYSVDTGFSPPESQTGRRESILSSNFTHYTSDGEVSLHV, from the exons ATG GCCCTCACCATGCCCACCCACTTCCCTGAGCCGATCTCGGACGATTTTCAGTACGATGAGTCTGCAGAAGCCTGTAACATGGAGGACATCGTGGTCTTTGGGACTGCCTTCCTGTCCGTGGTCTACTCCCTTGTCTTTGTGTTTGGCCTGGTGGGAAATTTGCTGGTGATCTTTTCCCTCAGCAACAGCCGGAAGCGCAAGAGCATCACCGACATTTACCTCCTGAACCTGGCCTTGTCCGATCTGCTTTTTGTAGCCACTTTGCCCTTCTGGACTCACTATCTGAGAAGTGAACAAGGCTTTCACAATGCCGTGTGCAAACTCACCACTGCCTTCTTCTTCATCGGGTTTTTTGGAGGCATCttcttcatcaccatcatcagcatCGATAGGTACCTGGCCATTGTCCTGGCCGCCAACTCCATGAACAACCGGACTGTGACGCACGGCGTCACCATCAGCCTGGGCGTCTGGGCAGCAGCCATCTTGGTGGCAGCACCCCAGTTCATgttcacaaaacaaaaagaaaatgaatgcctTGGTGACTACCCCGAGGTCCTGCAGGACATCTGGCCCGTGCTCCGCAATGTAGAAGCAAATGCTCTTGGCTTCCTGCTCCCGCTGCTCATTTTGATCTACTGTTACTTCAGAATCATGCGGACGCTGTTCTCCTGCAAGAACCGCAAGAAAGCTAAAGCTATTAAACTGATCCTTCTGGTGGTCATCgtatttttcctcttctggacACCCTACAACATCATGATTTTCTTAGAGACGCTCAATCTCTACGACTTCTTTCCGGATTGTGACATGAAAAGGGATCTGAAATTGGCCATCGGTGTGACCGAGACAATAGCATTTATCCACTGTTGCCTCAATCCCATTATCTATGCCTTTGCTGGAGAGAAGTTCAGAAGATACCTTTCCCACCTGTACAGGAAATGCCTGGCTGTCCTGTGCTGTTATTCTGTAGACACCGGTTTCTCCCCGCCTGAGTCACAAACAGGCAGGCGGGAAAGCATTCTGAGCAGCAATTTTACCCACTACACCAGTGATGGAGAGGTGTCCCTCCATGTCTGA
- the CX3CR1 gene encoding CX3C chemokine receptor 1 isoform X2: protein MPTHFPEPISDDFQYDESAEACNMEDIVVFGTAFLSVVYSLVFVFGLVGNLLVIFSLSNSRKRKSITDIYLLNLALSDLLFVATLPFWTHYLRSEQGFHNAVCKLTTAFFFIGFFGGIFFITIISIDRYLAIVLAANSMNNRTVTHGVTISLGVWAAAILVAAPQFMFTKQKENECLGDYPEVLQDIWPVLRNVEANALGFLLPLLILIYCYFRIMRTLFSCKNRKKAKAIKLILLVVIVFFLFWTPYNIMIFLETLNLYDFFPDCDMKRDLKLAIGVTETIAFIHCCLNPIIYAFAGEKFRRYLSHLYRKCLAVLCCYSVDTGFSPPESQTGRRESILSSNFTHYTSDGEVSLHV from the coding sequence ATGCCCACCCACTTCCCTGAGCCGATCTCGGACGATTTTCAGTACGATGAGTCTGCAGAAGCCTGTAACATGGAGGACATCGTGGTCTTTGGGACTGCCTTCCTGTCCGTGGTCTACTCCCTTGTCTTTGTGTTTGGCCTGGTGGGAAATTTGCTGGTGATCTTTTCCCTCAGCAACAGCCGGAAGCGCAAGAGCATCACCGACATTTACCTCCTGAACCTGGCCTTGTCCGATCTGCTTTTTGTAGCCACTTTGCCCTTCTGGACTCACTATCTGAGAAGTGAACAAGGCTTTCACAATGCCGTGTGCAAACTCACCACTGCCTTCTTCTTCATCGGGTTTTTTGGAGGCATCttcttcatcaccatcatcagcatCGATAGGTACCTGGCCATTGTCCTGGCCGCCAACTCCATGAACAACCGGACTGTGACGCACGGCGTCACCATCAGCCTGGGCGTCTGGGCAGCAGCCATCTTGGTGGCAGCACCCCAGTTCATgttcacaaaacaaaaagaaaatgaatgcctTGGTGACTACCCCGAGGTCCTGCAGGACATCTGGCCCGTGCTCCGCAATGTAGAAGCAAATGCTCTTGGCTTCCTGCTCCCGCTGCTCATTTTGATCTACTGTTACTTCAGAATCATGCGGACGCTGTTCTCCTGCAAGAACCGCAAGAAAGCTAAAGCTATTAAACTGATCCTTCTGGTGGTCATCgtatttttcctcttctggacACCCTACAACATCATGATTTTCTTAGAGACGCTCAATCTCTACGACTTCTTTCCGGATTGTGACATGAAAAGGGATCTGAAATTGGCCATCGGTGTGACCGAGACAATAGCATTTATCCACTGTTGCCTCAATCCCATTATCTATGCCTTTGCTGGAGAGAAGTTCAGAAGATACCTTTCCCACCTGTACAGGAAATGCCTGGCTGTCCTGTGCTGTTATTCTGTAGACACCGGTTTCTCCCCGCCTGAGTCACAAACAGGCAGGCGGGAAAGCATTCTGAGCAGCAATTTTACCCACTACACCAGTGATGGAGAGGTGTCCCTCCATGTCTGA